The genome window ATGGCGTGGATGATGATATAAGCGGCCGCCAGGACCAGGAAACGGCCCGGACAAAGGACCCGTCAATTAATGTAGTGCCGACTGAAAGGTTGATACAGGCCCGAAGGATTAAGGATAGATTGGTGACACAACGTGCTAACCTTATAAAATCTGCAAATAAACCAGGCGCTATTGCTCCAATTGCTTCTATAAGCGGAATTACATGGAGTGAACGTGGCCCAAGCAATGTAGGCGGCCGTACCAGGGCCCTGATGTTTGATTTAGGCGATGCCGCGAATGGCTATAAAAAAGTATTTGCTGGTGGCGTAGGCGGTGGTTTATGGGTTACAAATGATATTACTGCATCTCCCGTATCATGGACCAAAATAAATGACTTTTTTGAGAATATTGCCATCAGTTGCATTGCGCAAAATCCTGTTAACCCACAGGTGATTTATGCAGGCACCGGCGAAGGATATTATAATGGTGATGCCATACAGGGTTTGGGGGTTTGGAAAAGCACTGACGGCGGTGCAAGCTGGACCAGGCTGACAAGTACTTCGTTTTACACCAACATAAATGCAATTGCGGTTGATAAAAACGGCAGTGTGTACCTGGCGGCTCGTGATTTTGGAATAATGAAATCAGGCGACGGCGGTTCTTCCTGGAGTACCGCAATATCAACAACCGGTGCTGCAGACGTTCAGTTGGCTGCCAATGGTGATGTGTACGCCAGTGACGGGGTTTTCAGTGCAGGGCATATTTATATTTCTGATTTTGCGGTTAATGGCGCAGCCACAGGAAATTCAGGAACATGGACCAATATCACTCCTGGCACATCGGGTACCATTACGCCTTCAACTACCAGCTGGTGGCGTATTAAGCTTGCTTGCGCGCCCGGTGACGCTAATACCGTTTACGCTTTATTTGAAGGGACTAATAGTTACAGCCTTACTTCTTTTCAGCGATACAATAAAGCTACTAATACCTGGGCGGTTAAGACCGTTCCTACAGGCAGCACATTTAACAACGGCCAGGCATGGTATTCCATCGCGGCAGCTGTTGACCCCACCAACGCCAATGTGGTTTACGCCGGCAGTTTGGATGGTGGGCGATCAATTGATGGCGGCACTACCTGGGCGGTTCAAACACAATGGTATGTTGGTGAAGTAAGCGGCTTAAATGCTGACCAATATGTGCATGCCGACCATCATGCTTATGTATATGCACCAGGTTCGGCCGGCAGGTTTTTGATGGGAACCGATGGTGGTATTTTTTATACGTCAACCGCCACTGCCGCGCATCCTTCATTTGCCGACAGGAATAACGGCTATAACGTTACCCAATTTTATTCTGTTGCAGTGCATCCTACAAATACCAATTATTTCCTTGCAGGCGCGCAGGACAATGGCACGCAGCAATACACCACTGCGGGGATAAATGCCACCGCCGAGGCTACCGGCGGTGACGGCGGGAACGCTTTTATAGATCAGACGAATGGTAACATACAGCTAACCTCATATGTTTATAACAACTTTTGGGTGTCAACTGATAATGGGGTAAATTTCATCCAGCATTTTTTAGGAAATACGGGTGGTTTTATAAATCCGTCAGACTATGATTCCAATTCAAAAAATCTGTATTCGGGCGATGCATCAGGAAGTTACTTCCGGTGGAACAATATTACAGCAGGCACCAGTACTTCGGATGTAGCCGTTACTGCTTTTAGCGGTGCAAATGTAACATCGGTTACCGTTGCCCCAAAAACACTTAACAGGGTATATTTCGGGCTGGATAACGGCAAAGTGGCCGTAGTTGATAATGCAAATACCGGAACAAGTATTGCTGGCACTGTTTTGTCGCCAAGCGGATACGGCACAGGTTCAGTTTCGTGTGTTGCTGTTGACCCTTCTTCAGAAGATCATCTTTTGGTATCCTACTTCAATTATGGATACCCAAGTGTTTACGAAACAAAAAATGCCACTGCGGTTACACCAGTTTGGACATTGGTAGAGGGGAACCTGCCTGATATGCCCGTTCGATGGGCGATGTTTTATCCCGGAGACTCGACGAGGGCTATCATAGCTACCGAACTGGGGGTATGGACAACGGATAAACTTAACAGCAGCTCTACGGTTTGGTCGCCCACAAACTCCGGGCTGGCAAACGTTGAAGTTGACATGTTAAAATTCCGTGCCTCCGACCGCACGTTAGCTGCAGCAACCCATGGGCGTGGTTTATTTACCACCACGCTGCCTGTTATATCAAATGCCGCAACCGACGCCACGCTTTCAAACCTGGCGCTTAATCACGGCACCTTATCACCGGTATTTGCTTCTTCAACTTCCAGCTATACGGCAAGTGTGCCCAATGCAACAACATCAATTAGTATAACACCAACGGCTAATGCACCCGGCGCAACAATAAAAGTAAATAACACAGCCGTTGCCTCTGGTACCGCATCAGCAAACCTGACGCTGGCTGTTGGCCCAAACACAATTAATACGGTTGTAACGTCGGCCGATGGAACGGTTAACAAAACTTACGCGGTGATCGTAACCCGACTGTCAAACAATGCCCTTTTAACAAGCCTTAAGATAACCCCAAGTACCGCTCTAGCTACCGTAACCGGGCCCGGATATAAAAATTATACCACAACCGTTCCGAACAGCGAAACCAGCCTTACCGTTACTTCAGTGGTTCAGGATGCTACGGCAACCATTAAAGTAAACGGAACAACGGTAGCCTCGGGCATAGCATCACCAGCAGTTCCGCTTACAGTGGGAGCTAACGTAATTACTGTAGCGGTAACAGCACAGGATGGTACCACCGTTAAAAATTACATCATTACCGCCACAAGAAAATCGGCTTCGTCAATCGCTACGCTTGCCAACCTTACCACCAATGCAGGCGCGCTTAACCCGGCATTTGCAACATTAACCACCGCGTACACTTTGCGCGTACCCAATGCAACAGCATCTATTAAGCTAACGCCAACAGCTACCGCCAACGACGCGACTATAACGGTTAACGGAACGGTAGTTGCATCAGGAGTCGCATCACCAAGTATTCCGTTAAATGCAGGTGATAATATGATCAATACGGTGGTAACAGCGGCAGATGGCACTACCGTTAAAACATACACATTAACAGTAACACGATCAGCCGCGGGCTTATCAACCAATGCCCTTTTATCGAGCTTAAAGATAACCCCAAGTACTGCTCTTACTACGGTAACCGGGCCCGGATATAAAAACTATGCCACATCGGTTCCTAACAGTGAGACCAGCCTTACCGTTACTGCAGTTCTTCAGGATGCTACGGCAACCATTAAGGTTAACGGCACAACTGTAGCTTCAGGCGCTGCATCGCCATCCATTCCGCTGGCCGCAGGCGCCAATGTTATTACCGTTGTGGTAACGGCACAGGACGGAGCTACCGTTAAAAATTATATCATTACCGCTACAAGGGCTACATCATCCATTGCTACGCTTGCTAACCTTATAACCAATGCAGGTGCGCTCAACCCGGTATTTGCAACTTTAACAACGGCTTATACTTTGCGTGTACCCAATGCAACAACATCAATTAAACTAACCCCAACAGCTACTGCCGGTGATGCTGCTATAAAAGTTAACGGAACTACAACCGCGTCAGGAGTAGCATCAGCAAGTGTTCCGTTAAGTGTTGGTGATAATGTAATTAATACCGTTGTAACGGCCTCAGACGGAACCACTGTTAAAACATACACATTAACAGTAACACGGTCAGCAGCAGGCTTATCAACCAATGCCCTGCTATCGAGCTTAAAGATAAGCCCAAGTACCGCGCTTACAACCGTAACAGGGCCCGGATATAAAAACTATACCACCTCGGTTCCCAACAGCGAAACCAGCCTTACGGTTACTTCTGTTGTTCAGGATGCTACCGCAACCATTAAGGTTAACGGCACAACTGTGGCTTCAGGTGCAGCATCGCCATCCATTCCGCTGGCCGTGGGAACCAATGTTATTACAACAACAGTAACAGCACAGGATGGTGCTACGGTTAAAAATTATATCATTACCGCTACAAGGGCAGCAGGTCCGGTGGCGGGTTTGTCGCTTGCAGCGCAGGGTTCAGATAGTGTAAAGACAGCCACGGATGAAATTTTGGTACACCAGGCGATCTCCCCAAATGGCGATGGCCAAAATGATTTCCTTTTAATTGACGGATTAGCTGCGTACCCTAATAATAGCCTTTCTATAGCTACACAAAGCGGAGCGCTGGTTTATAACGCGAAAGGGTACAATAATTCATCTGTAGTGTTTGATGGACATTCCAGCTTAAATGGCAGGCTGCAACCGCGGGGCACTTATTTTTACTTGCTGGAATATTATAACGGCACACAATACAAACGAAAATCAGGCTTTATAATCATCAAATACTGATAATGTATTAAGTATACCTGAACTTTAATTACCGCTGCACTAAAAGTTGATGCCAAACAGGACACCGGCTTTTAGTGTAGTTTTACACGAAAGCAAAAATGGATGAATGTAAGCATTGAAAATAATACAGACCAATAATATTCAACCCGTTAGTAAGGTAGTGTAACCCACAACATGAATTCTTAAAACGAGAAAGGCCCTTTACTAAGGGCCTTTCTCGTTTTAAAGTTTATCAAGTTTTATATTAGTTTTTGGTAGCTAAATCCCACCATAAACGAGTGCCGCCGTTGTCGGGGCCGTTAAGTAAACTTAATGCTTTAGTAACTTCATCTTTATTATCCCTGTATTCGTTTGCAGAGAATGGCAACCTTCGGATAAAGCCGGTAGTGCTGATGGTGCCCTGGCTGTTGTTAACCACAACAGGCATTAAAACAGGGTAGTTGGTTCTCCTGAACTCAGCCCATGCTTCTTCACCGTCAGGCCATAAGCCTAACCATTTCTGGGTAATTATACGTTCCAGTTTGTGCTGGTAAGTATCCGCTTCATCCCATTTAACAGTTATCTTACTTAAATAAGGGGAACCTGCAGGAACGTTGTTGGTAGCGCTGGATAAGTCAACATAAGGCGCTTCAGTGCTTTTAGCATCATTTAAATAGGTACTTGATGATACAGCACTTTGATCAAATGAGGTATTGATACCCTGCTCATAAAGGCTTTGCGCTGTACCGCCGGCATTCCAGCCACGTAAAGCAGCTTCAGCCTTCAGGAAATATATTTCTGATGCGGCCATAAAGCGGATAGGAGAAGTGTTGGTAAGATTAAAGTTGCTCGCATCGGCATACTGGCTGGTTGAGCTGATTGGCACACCATTACGGATACCACGGTACTCACCATTTTTGTTTACCAGGAAGTAAGCAGGAAGCCTTGGGTCATTGAAGCCTTTAAGGTAACATTCCATTGGCGCTCCAAGGTTGATATCTGTATATTCATAATCAACAGACCAAAGCGGGTTGGTAAACGTTACGCCATTTGCTGCCTTTACATAGGCGTTATCAGCATTGGTAGTGATTAATCCACCTGCATCGTTCATGGCAGCTTCTGCCTGAGTTTTTGCGGTGGTAGGATCAACCATTGAAATACGCATAGCTAAACGCAATTTTAATGAGTTGGCAAATTTTATCCACTTTGTATAATCGCCACCATAAATTAAATCGTATGCGGCCATTGGCGTAGCACCAGGGTGAGCAGCAACGTAAGTTTTTAAAGATGCGATAGCAATATCAAGTTCTTTAAAGAATTCGTTATAAACCGCCTGCTGGCTGTCATACGGAGTTGAAAGGCCACCTTTACCAAATTGAACATAAGGTATAGGACCGTAGATGTCAGTAAGACGGTGCATCCCTTCAACTTTTAAAATGTAAGCTACGGCTAAAAAGTCAGGAGCTGCTGTAGCTGCTTTTTTGTAAACTGATTGCCAGTTACTCATTATCGACGGATAGGCCAAATCAAACGCTGCAGTGTTCCAGCCGCTAACCAAACCATAATTGGTATTATTTACGCCGCCATTAAAAGGATCGCCAGACATCATGAAGCCTGAGTAAATATCCGCGTTAAGGTTCTGCTGTACCTGGAAGTTGTAGTTGGTTGAGTTAACAACACCTAACTGCATCGGGATCAAAAATGAACCGTAACCTTCACCATCAATTTTCAACAGTGAGTCGGTAGCATTGTACTTGTTCGTGTTGTATTTTTCGAAGTTTTTTGTACACGATGACTGGGTGAGTGTAAAGCCTAACCCAAGCAGGGCTAAAGCGACACCGAATTTTTTATTTAAATATTTTGTTTTCATTTCAATATCATTTATGAATCTAACAATTAAAACTGGGCGCTAACTTTAAAGCCTACGCTTCTGATGGTTGGAAGGTTGAACACGTCAAGTCCCTGTAAGCCGTTTGCTGTAGATAGGTTAGCATCCGGATCGAACGGTGCATTGTTCTTGATCATCCAAAGGTTTCTTGCAACTACAGAAATTCCAATGTTTTTAACTTTGTTATTTAACAGGCTTCCTGGTAAAGTGTAACCAAATACCAGCTCGCGTAAACGGATGTTAGTTGCACTGTAAGTATATAGGTCAGCAGTAGGGTTTCTGCCACCAATTGTCTGATAGTAAGTTTTAGCGTCAACTTTTTTACCGTTAACAACAACACCACCAGCATCTCTGGCTGCACCCGAAGCCGCTGAAACGCCATACTGATCAAGGATTGCCTGTGTACCGGAAACAACCTGTCCGCCGAATTTTCCGTCAATAAGGAAACTTAACCTGAAGCTTTTATAAGCAAATTCGTTTTGCAAACCTGCAGTAAAATTAGGGTTTACGTTACCGATTTTGGTATATTCTGATGATTTGATAGGGACGCCGTTTGCATCAACAATGTAATTACCGCTGGCATCTTTTTCAGCAGCCAACGCGTACATATCGCCATAAGCGCCACCTTTTTGTACCCTTAAGTTATACACATCGCCTGAAAGGTTTACATAATCAAGGCTGGTCAGTTTGCCTGTTGCAGGGTCATTGTATTCCAATACGTCAAGAACTTTGCTCCTGTTTAATGAGAAGTTAAAGCTTGGTTTCCAGGTAAAGTCCCCGAATTTAGCGTTGTATCCTAAAGTTAACTCTAAACCTTTGTTCTCTAAATCACCACCGTTAAAGTAGTAGGTGCTGAAACCGGTAGTAGGGCTAACTGTGATAGGGTATATTTGGTTTTTAGTAAATGATTTGTAAGCGTTAAAGATAAATGTCAGTTTGTCGTTAAAGAAACGCAGGTCAGTTCCTAACTCATAAGAGCGGGTTTTCTCAGGTTTCAGGGTTAACAACGCTTTAGCGCCAATAGAATTCACAGCACCGTTTGATACCGCGTAGCTTGGGTTGGTAGCATATTGAATTGCACCGGCACCGTTACCAACATTGGTAAGGTTACCACGGATCTTAGCAAAGCTGATGAAATCAGGAAGTTTAGCAGCCTGGCTTAATACCAGGTTTAAACCAACTGAAGGATAGAAAAAGTCTTGCTTGCTTGTAAACGCTAACGTTGAATCCCAGTCATTTCTGCCGGTTACATCTAAAAACAGGTAATCGTTATAGCCTAAGGTAGCTGTACCAAATGCAGATTGAATCTGTTGCCTGTCAGCGTACTGAGTTGGGTGTACCCTTGTGTAATCAATATTAGATATTGAGAAAACATTAGCAATATTCAACAGGTTACCACTGGTATTTGAACCCTGGGTTTGTGAGTTTTGAAAGCTGCCGCCAATATTTGCAGTAAGGCTAAATTTGCCGAACTTTTTATTCAAGTTGGCAATCAAATCCGCATAAGTTTGGTTGATGCTGCTTGGATTGTAAGTATAAGCGCCTTTAGGGCCTACAAGTACTGTGCTTGAGGTTGCAAATTCTTGTGCCTCAAAAATATCTTCAGTTCTGTCAACTTTTAACCGGCCGGCAATATTTAACCAGCTGGTGATATCATATTTTAAGCTAACGGTACCTAATATACGGTTCAGGCGATCCTGATTAGTGTTACGGTTGATGATCCAATATGGGTTTTGCGTAGCAATGTCGTTGATAGCATACGGCCAGTTTTGGCTGTATAATACGCGGGTAGGATCATAAACTGCATAGTTGTTTTTGTATTGGTTAAAGTCTACTCCACGTGGGAACAAGTATAAGGAAACAAGCGGGTTGTAATAGTAGCCCTGGTTTGGCCTGTTATTAACCGTTTGAGACACATAGTTAGCCGATACATCAAGCGTCAGTTTATCATTAAAAAACTTACTGGTGTTCCTTGCTGTAAAATTGTATTTGTCTAACTTATTGCTTGGGATAATACCAGTTGAATTGGTGCTTTCGAAAGAAAAATAGCTTTGATTTTTTTCCGTTCCGGTTTGTAGTGAAAGCGCGTTAATAAACGTTTTACCAGTGTTAAAAAATGCCTTAGGATCAGCAGAATTATTTGGAGTAACTTTTGCTCCCCAGCTTTGTGGAGAGAAAGTAACCGGCTGACCGCCTTCTTCTGTTGTTTCACCGTAGGTGTTTTGAAGTTTTGGAATTTCAAAAGGGCTTTCAAAAGTTGTGTTTGATGAGAAACTAATCAGGGGTTTACCTGCTTTGCCTTTTTTAGTAGTAATTAGGATAACACCGTTTGAACCTTGGCTACCATATAGTGCTGCCGAAGAAGAACCTGGTAATACGCTGATGCTTTCAACATCATCGGGATTAAGGTTTTCGATACCGTCACCACGGTCCATGCCACCAAATACGCCGCCAATCTGACCGCTTAAGTTACGTGGCATTGGGATACCGTCAATTACGTATAAAGCGTTGTTATCGCCATTGATTGATTTGTTACCACGTAAAACAACCTTAGTTGAACCGCCTACGCCAGATGAACTTTTGGTGATCTGTGCGCCTGCAATTTTACCAGAGAGGCTGTTTACAAGGCTGGCATCAGGAACGTCAGTAACCTGGTTTCCTTTGATGGTCTGCACGCCGTATGATAGGGTTTTTGACTCCCTTGAAATACCTAACGCAGTTACTACTACTTCTGATAATTGTTTGGAGTCAGATTGCATGGTTACTGTAATACTGGCATCACTCCCTACAGTAATTTCTTGTTTCACATAGCCTAAATAGGTAAACACCAATACGTCGCCAGGGTTTGCATTTAAAGTAAATGCGCCGTTAACGTCGGTTTGAGTGCCCGTTGTAGTACCTTTAATAGATACAGATACGCCTACAAGCGTTTCGCCGGTAGCGTCTTTTACAATCCCTTTTACAGGAGCCTGGGCATGCCTGGCAACTGGTGATAATCCTTTAGTTTTTAAAGGGCTTGCAAAACTATTGGCACAGCAGGTGGCTAGTAACGCCGCTGATAACCAACAGAATTTTAGTGGTAAATTAATCTTCATAAATCTTGATTTTAGGTATTTAAGTATGGGTTGAGAAATAATTGCTAAACTTATAAAAAAAGCCAAAGAAAAGCACACACTTTTTAAATAATTTTAAAAAGTACACTAAGATTATATTTCTATTGATTTTATCGGAAGTTTTATTAATGATAGATTAAATCGATAATTTATGTATTGCTTAATTGTTATTTAATAACTAAGCAATAAGTTGCCTTCCGGTAAAACAACTGTCTGTTTATGTAAATATCGCTAAATTCTGCTCGGGTTAAAAAAATATGACAGAAATAACTGCGTGGTTATTGCATGATGGTTAGAATGTAAAGGAATAAGGCAATTTACAGCCACCGGGCATTTAAAAGCGTAATAACCCGATAAAGAAAGCGTAAAGGCTTACCAAATAATCAGTAAGCCTTTTATAATTAATAATAGCCTGTAACTCTTAATCCCTGTCGCGGCTCAGTTTAGAAAAAACCAGTGGGTTTTCATGCAACTCAAGCGTTTCGCGGCGGTGTTTTACTATGTGTATGGCTGTAAACAGCGCTTCGCGGAATGAGATCTCTGATGCCAGGTTTTTTCCGGCAATGTCATAAGCGGTACCATGATCGGGCGAAGTGCGCACAAAATTCAAACCGGCAGTAAAATTCACACCGGATTCAAATGCAATTTGTTTAAACGGGATCAGTCCCTGGTCGTGGTACATGGCAAGCACGGCGTCAAATTGCAGGTAGGTGCCGTTAGCAAAAAAACCATCGGCTGAATAAGGGCCGAAAGCCATAATATTATTATTCCTGGCTTCTTCAATCGCCGGGATAATTACTTTTTGTTCTTCATCGCCAATAAGGCCGTTGTCGCTGGCGTGTGGATTCAGGCCTAAAACAGCGATTTTAGGTTTGCGGATCCAGAAATCGTTCCGCAGGCTGGCGTCCATCAACTTAAGTTTTGACAAGATCTTGCCGGTAGTAATGCTTTCTGAAACTTTAGAAATAGGAATATGACCCGTTACCACACCAACCCTTAAAGTATCGCTCACCAAAAACATTAACGATTCAGCGGCGCCGTCTTTATCCTGTAGATACTCGGTGTGTCCGGGAAAGTTAAACTGTTCGCTCTGGATACTGTCTTTATTAATAGGTGCGGTAACCAGCGCGTCAATTTGCCCGTTTATAAGATCGCTAGTTGCCCGCTCTAACGATAGGAAACCATACTTCCCAATATCGTTATTGGCAACGCCGGGTTCAATTTTTACGTCTTCTTCCCAGCAGTTGATCATATTGGGCTTTCTTTGATCTTTTTTGTATTCGTCCGGATTATTGATCACAAAAAAATTAAGGTCCTCTATTTGTGTAGTGCGGCGGTAAAACGATGCCACTTTGGTATGCCCGTAAACTATAGGTACGCAATAATCATAAATACGGCTATCGGCCAGGGTTTTTATAATTATTTCCAACCCAATGCCATTTACGTCGCCTATGCTGATCCCTATTTTGATTTTCTCGCTCATTTTTAAGTATGATTACACTGATTAGCTGATGATTCCACAGAATTCGGATCAACATAGTTCCTCAGTTTATTGGTTTAGCTTTCCGCTTTTTGTCTTAAACTTTCAGCTTTAACCATGCAAATAAAAAGATTAGTTTCTTATTAAAGAACAAATATGCCTTAATTTGCTCAAATATTTGATTAATAATGACATTGGTAAGAGCAAAAAAACATTTAGGTCAGCATTTTCTTACTGATAAAAATATCGCTGCTAAAATAGTTGACAGCCTTCGCCCCGGGAGCGTTTATAACCAAGTACTTGAGGTTGGCCCCGGCATGGGCATCCTTTCTGATTTTTTATTGGAAAAACCTAAACTGGAAGTTTCGCTAATTGATATCGACACAGAATCGTATGAATACCTGCAAAAAAAATATCCGGCGTTAGGCAAAAAGCTCATTAATGCCGACTTTTTGGAGATGGATTTTGGTGCATACTTTAACGGTCCGTTGGGCATTATCGGCAACTTTCCTTACAATATATCATCGCAAATATTATTTAAGGTACTCGATAACAGGCAGCAGGTAGTTGAGGTGGTTGGCATGTTTCAAAAAGAAGTAGCGGAACGCTGTAATTCCAAACCGGGCAGTAAGGAATATGGTATATTGAGCGTGTTTTTGCAGGCTTATTATAAAGTTGAATATTTATTTACGGTGAAAGCAGGGGTATTTAATCCGCCGCCCAAGGTGTTATCAGCAGTAATCAGGCTAACCCGTAATCAAACAGCACAGCTTGACTGCGATGAAAAGCTATTTTGGCAGGTGGTGAAAGCAGGTTTTAACCAGCGCCGTAAAACCTTACGAAATGCGCTGTCATCCTTAATTAACAAAGAAAAAATGACCGAAGAGCCCCTGCTCGACCTGCGGGCGGAGCGCTTGAGCGTGGATGATTTTGTGAAGCTTACCAACATGATAATTGCCAACAGGTAACAGCCGCTCATTGCTGACGGTTCATGGCATGCTGGTTGATCAATCTATTTAATTTAATCCCCTGCATTTGCGGCTATGAACCATCAACTATAATCAAGTGAATTAAAAAAAATCAATCTACTTTGATAATAACCGGCTCGCTTTGCTGGCTTTTTACTGATGCCGCCATTCGCTTTATAAAAAGATAATTGGTGGTGCCCCCGATAACTGCCCCAACTACCGGCACTAACCTTTCGGCAGTTCGGGTTCCTAGAATCATCAGCAATTTCTCAGCTACTCCTTCCATCATCGTTTTGGTTAGGGTAACCCCCGCCTCTACTTTAAGTGATGTTGCGATAAACGACATAAATTCTTCAAAGCCTACCTGGCAGCTGCCCCGGCTATGATACATTATGGCCATGGTAACCCTGAACTGCTGCGTTAATAAGTTAACAAAATCAAGCGGAATACCTACTGCCATAGTGAGTACACCGCCCGTACCCGAAATAACTCCAGAGCCGGCTGCAAGAAATGCACATTGTTCTATAAATTTATCCACCCCCATTTTATCCACCCCCTTTTTTATATGAAGTTGATCTATATGGTCAAAAATTTGCTTAAAGCCTTCCTGCGAAAGCCTGCCGGCCTGTATCTTCATACTGGCGCCAAATTTTTTTAATTTCATCTTTTATTTGCCAGGGATATGCCCCGGTCAGTTAACAACATACTATAAGCGTGCCAGTTTTAGAAAACGCACAAAATGTCATCTTTTGTTAATAAATAGCTGTAATAATGTTAATTAAACCCAGCATTTTATAATTTTACACCTTTATCAAAATTATCAGCCACTTGAAAAATAATATTCTTATTGTT of Mucilaginibacter xinganensis contains these proteins:
- a CDS encoding RagB/SusD family nutrient uptake outer membrane protein; the protein is MKTKYLNKKFGVALALLGLGFTLTQSSCTKNFEKYNTNKYNATDSLLKIDGEGYGSFLIPMQLGVVNSTNYNFQVQQNLNADIYSGFMMSGDPFNGGVNNTNYGLVSGWNTAAFDLAYPSIMSNWQSVYKKAATAAPDFLAVAYILKVEGMHRLTDIYGPIPYVQFGKGGLSTPYDSQQAVYNEFFKELDIAIASLKTYVAAHPGATPMAAYDLIYGGDYTKWIKFANSLKLRLAMRISMVDPTTAKTQAEAAMNDAGGLITTNADNAYVKAANGVTFTNPLWSVDYEYTDINLGAPMECYLKGFNDPRLPAYFLVNKNGEYRGIRNGVPISSTSQYADASNFNLTNTSPIRFMAASEIYFLKAEAALRGWNAGGTAQSLYEQGINTSFDQSAVSSSTYLNDAKSTEAPYVDLSSATNNVPAGSPYLSKITVKWDEADTYQHKLERIITQKWLGLWPDGEEAWAEFRRTNYPVLMPVVVNNSQGTISTTGFIRRLPFSANEYRDNKDEVTKALSLLNGPDNGGTRLWWDLATKN
- a CDS encoding cadherin-like beta sandwich domain-containing protein: MKTFYLKVFGKTLLVLLFGVFIQNAIAAKREVLLKNFLLTTDNSSVADTPRQVSKAKKVVVERDRANIKDKDFDKDKKHPEDGVDDDISGRQDQETARTKDPSINVVPTERLIQARRIKDRLVTQRANLIKSANKPGAIAPIASISGITWSERGPSNVGGRTRALMFDLGDAANGYKKVFAGGVGGGLWVTNDITASPVSWTKINDFFENIAISCIAQNPVNPQVIYAGTGEGYYNGDAIQGLGVWKSTDGGASWTRLTSTSFYTNINAIAVDKNGSVYLAARDFGIMKSGDGGSSWSTAISTTGAADVQLAANGDVYASDGVFSAGHIYISDFAVNGAATGNSGTWTNITPGTSGTITPSTTSWWRIKLACAPGDANTVYALFEGTNSYSLTSFQRYNKATNTWAVKTVPTGSTFNNGQAWYSIAAAVDPTNANVVYAGSLDGGRSIDGGTTWAVQTQWYVGEVSGLNADQYVHADHHAYVYAPGSAGRFLMGTDGGIFYTSTATAAHPSFADRNNGYNVTQFYSVAVHPTNTNYFLAGAQDNGTQQYTTAGINATAEATGGDGGNAFIDQTNGNIQLTSYVYNNFWVSTDNGVNFIQHFLGNTGGFINPSDYDSNSKNLYSGDASGSYFRWNNITAGTSTSDVAVTAFSGANVTSVTVAPKTLNRVYFGLDNGKVAVVDNANTGTSIAGTVLSPSGYGTGSVSCVAVDPSSEDHLLVSYFNYGYPSVYETKNATAVTPVWTLVEGNLPDMPVRWAMFYPGDSTRAIIATELGVWTTDKLNSSSTVWSPTNSGLANVEVDMLKFRASDRTLAAATHGRGLFTTTLPVISNAATDATLSNLALNHGTLSPVFASSTSSYTASVPNATTSISITPTANAPGATIKVNNTAVASGTASANLTLAVGPNTINTVVTSADGTVNKTYAVIVTRLSNNALLTSLKITPSTALATVTGPGYKNYTTTVPNSETSLTVTSVVQDATATIKVNGTTVASGIASPAVPLTVGANVITVAVTAQDGTTVKNYIITATRKSASSIATLANLTTNAGALNPAFATLTTAYTLRVPNATASIKLTPTATANDATITVNGTVVASGVASPSIPLNAGDNMINTVVTAADGTTVKTYTLTVTRSAAGLSTNALLSSLKITPSTALTTVTGPGYKNYATSVPNSETSLTVTAVLQDATATIKVNGTTVASGAASPSIPLAAGANVITVVVTAQDGATVKNYIITATRATSSIATLANLITNAGALNPVFATLTTAYTLRVPNATTSIKLTPTATAGDAAIKVNGTTTASGVASASVPLSVGDNVINTVVTASDGTTVKTYTLTVTRSAAGLSTNALLSSLKISPSTALTTVTGPGYKNYTTSVPNSETSLTVTSVVQDATATIKVNGTTVASGAASPSIPLAVGTNVITTTVTAQDGATVKNYIITATRAAGPVAGLSLAAQGSDSVKTATDEILVHQAISPNGDGQNDFLLIDGLAAYPNNSLSIATQSGALVYNAKGYNNSSVVFDGHSSLNGRLQPRGTYFYLLEYYNGTQYKRKSGFIIIKY
- a CDS encoding SusC/RagA family TonB-linked outer membrane protein, yielding MKINLPLKFCWLSAALLATCCANSFASPLKTKGLSPVARHAQAPVKGIVKDATGETLVGVSVSIKGTTTGTQTDVNGAFTLNANPGDVLVFTYLGYVKQEITVGSDASITVTMQSDSKQLSEVVVTALGISRESKTLSYGVQTIKGNQVTDVPDASLVNSLSGKIAGAQITKSSSGVGGSTKVVLRGNKSINGDNNALYVIDGIPMPRNLSGQIGGVFGGMDRGDGIENLNPDDVESISVLPGSSSAALYGSQGSNGVILITTKKGKAGKPLISFSSNTTFESPFEIPKLQNTYGETTEEGGQPVTFSPQSWGAKVTPNNSADPKAFFNTGKTFINALSLQTGTEKNQSYFSFESTNSTGIIPSNKLDKYNFTARNTSKFFNDKLTLDVSANYVSQTVNNRPNQGYYYNPLVSLYLFPRGVDFNQYKNNYAVYDPTRVLYSQNWPYAINDIATQNPYWIINRNTNQDRLNRILGTVSLKYDITSWLNIAGRLKVDRTEDIFEAQEFATSSTVLVGPKGAYTYNPSSINQTYADLIANLNKKFGKFSLTANIGGSFQNSQTQGSNTSGNLLNIANVFSISNIDYTRVHPTQYADRQQIQSAFGTATLGYNDYLFLDVTGRNDWDSTLAFTSKQDFFYPSVGLNLVLSQAAKLPDFISFAKIRGNLTNVGNGAGAIQYATNPSYAVSNGAVNSIGAKALLTLKPEKTRSYELGTDLRFFNDKLTFIFNAYKSFTKNQIYPITVSPTTGFSTYYFNGGDLENKGLELTLGYNAKFGDFTWKPSFNFSLNRSKVLDVLEYNDPATGKLTSLDYVNLSGDVYNLRVQKGGAYGDMYALAAEKDASGNYIVDANGVPIKSSEYTKIGNVNPNFTAGLQNEFAYKSFRLSFLIDGKFGGQVVSGTQAILDQYGVSAASGAARDAGGVVVNGKKVDAKTYYQTIGGRNPTADLYTYSATNIRLRELVFGYTLPGSLLNNKVKNIGISVVARNLWMIKNNAPFDPDANLSTANGLQGLDVFNLPTIRSVGFKVSAQF